The proteins below are encoded in one region of Flavobacterium nackdongense:
- the pta gene encoding phosphate acetyltransferase: MNKAIYIATSEEDSGKSIVTLGLMSMLIGKTAKVAYFRPIVEDFEEGQQDNHIETVIGHFALDMSYTDAFAIKKSKLIKKKNKGKLGEVLDLIIEKYKQLEDKFDFVLVEGTSFMGEGTAIEMDLNVLIAKNLGIPAIIVGTGVGKTLDELVDSLRLAYDSFKLKDVEVLSVIANKVQAENIDMIKSGLKKSLPEGVLVDAIPMILSLKNITIQEIVNELEAQVLFGEAYLNNQISSFSVGAMQLRNYLMHLKEDGLVITPGDRADIILGALQANESVNYPSISGIVLTGNIIPEETILKLIEGLSPVVPIIAVQEGTYVITNKIGDIKPKIYANNLQKIETSIDTFEKHVDLDSLTEKFIEFEVEGMTPKMFQYNLVKRAKKHRKHIVLPEGNDDRILIAAERLLFMDVVEITILGDKKQIASRAVELGLDIDFAKVNIINPRKDKNYDDYVNTYYELRKEKKMTVEIAKDLMQDGSYFGTMMVYKGHADGMVSGAAHTTQHTILPALQFIKTKPNSSVVSSIFFMCLEDRVSIFGDCAINPNPTAEQLAEIAISSADSSLAFGIEPKVAMLSYSSGSSGKGDEVDKVRTATEIVKSKRPDLKIEGPIQYDAAVDLEVGQSKMPNSEVAGHASVLVFPDLNTGNNTYKAVQRETGALAIGPMLQGLNKPVNDLSRGCTVDDIINTVVITAIQAQGL; this comes from the coding sequence ATGAATAAAGCGATATATATCGCAACTAGCGAGGAAGATAGTGGTAAATCGATTGTTACTCTAGGTTTAATGAGTATGCTTATAGGCAAAACTGCTAAAGTAGCCTATTTTAGGCCAATAGTCGAGGATTTTGAAGAAGGTCAACAAGACAATCATATCGAAACTGTAATAGGACATTTTGCATTGGATATGTCATATACTGATGCTTTTGCTATTAAGAAAAGTAAATTAATCAAGAAGAAAAACAAAGGCAAACTTGGAGAGGTTCTCGATTTGATTATCGAAAAATACAAGCAACTCGAGGATAAATTTGATTTCGTTTTAGTAGAAGGCACCAGTTTTATGGGTGAAGGTACAGCAATCGAAATGGATTTGAATGTACTGATTGCTAAAAACCTTGGAATTCCTGCTATAATTGTGGGTACGGGTGTCGGAAAAACTTTAGATGAATTAGTGGACAGCCTGCGTTTAGCTTATGATTCATTCAAATTGAAAGACGTTGAAGTCTTATCGGTTATTGCCAATAAAGTACAAGCCGAAAATATCGACATGATTAAATCTGGATTGAAAAAAAGCCTTCCCGAAGGCGTTTTGGTCGATGCAATTCCAATGATTTTAAGTTTGAAAAACATCACGATTCAGGAAATCGTAAACGAATTGGAGGCTCAGGTTTTGTTCGGCGAAGCCTATCTCAACAATCAAATATCCAGTTTTAGCGTAGGTGCTATGCAACTCAGAAATTATTTGATGCATTTGAAAGAAGATGGATTAGTAATTACGCCTGGCGACAGAGCCGATATTATCTTAGGGGCATTACAAGCCAATGAATCGGTAAATTATCCTTCGATTTCAGGGATTGTGCTCACCGGAAATATTATCCCGGAAGAAACGATTCTGAAATTGATTGAAGGGCTTTCACCAGTGGTACCGATTATTGCGGTGCAAGAAGGCACGTATGTCATTACCAATAAAATTGGGGACATCAAACCTAAAATTTATGCCAATAACTTACAAAAAATTGAAACTTCGATTGATACGTTCGAAAAACATGTGGATTTAGACAGTTTAACTGAAAAATTCATTGAATTTGAAGTCGAAGGAATGACCCCGAAAATGTTTCAATACAATTTAGTGAAAAGAGCTAAAAAACACCGCAAACATATCGTGCTGCCCGAAGGAAATGATGATCGCATCCTCATTGCTGCCGAAAGATTATTGTTTATGGATGTAGTGGAAATCACTATTCTTGGCGACAAAAAACAAATTGCAAGTAGAGCTGTAGAATTAGGTTTAGACATTGATTTTGCTAAAGTAAACATCATCAATCCGAGAAAAGACAAAAATTACGATGATTACGTCAATACTTATTATGAGTTGCGAAAAGAAAAGAAAATGACCGTGGAAATCGCCAAAGATTTAATGCAAGACGGTTCTTATTTTGGAACGATGATGGTGTACAAAGGCCACGCAGATGGTATGGTTTCTGGGGCTGCACACACCACACAGCATACGATCTTACCCGCTTTGCAATTCATTAAAACCAAGCCAAATTCATCGGTAGTTTCTTCTATATTCTTTATGTGTTTAGAGGACAGAGTTTCTATTTTTGGCGATTGCGCCATCAATCCAAATCCAACAGCGGAACAATTAGCAGAAATAGCAATTTCATCAGCCGATTCGAGTTTGGCGTTCGGCATTGAGCCAAAAGTGGCGATGCTGTCGTATTCTTCAGGTTCTTCGGGCAAAGGAGACGAGGTAGATAAGGTAAGGACTGCCACCGAAATTGTAAAAAGCAAACGTCCTGATTTGAAAATTGAAGGGCCAATTCAATACGATGCCGCAGTAGATTTAGAAGTGGGTCAAAGCAAAATGCCAAATTCAGAAGTAGCAGGACACGCCAGCGTATTGGTTTTTCCTGATTTGAATACAGGAAACAATACTTACAAAGCAGTCCAAAGAGAAACTGGAGCTTTGGCTATTGGTCCAATGTTGCAAGGATTGAACAAACCGGTAAATGATTTGAGCCGTGGTTGTACGGTTGATGATATTATCAATACGGTTGTCATTACAGCTATTCAAGCACAAGGACTTTAG
- a CDS encoding DUF6515 family protein, protein MKTKRYHIASLLIFLISLLLTSAQSTAQRGKHGGGNRGGGVSSMSRPSAPSRQAASRPNASRPTASGSQTRNKSINGGSVKSSARLQQNRQNNNSNQRPNLGNNNSNNRPSVGPNNNSSNRPNLGNNNSNNRPSLGNNNNSNNRPNLGNNKPNKKPNIGNNNNININVDKSKNIKINNSRNTSVRRNSNIHYNRSPYRYGGYRYNCYHPYRYHSYRPYYYGSHWHPWGFFMTTLALTAIVVNVANQPEPYHYDNGVWYQAGNGGYTAVAAPVGGTVVNIPEGAETVNTGTVNNYYYGGTYYEKSDGGYTVVAPSAGTIVDQLPEGGEEVKIGDVTYVQFGETYYQPVQVNGKDKYEIALVEKE, encoded by the coding sequence ATGAAAACAAAAAGATATCATATCGCATCTTTATTGATATTCCTCATATCTCTTTTATTAACTTCGGCTCAATCAACGGCACAAAGAGGAAAACACGGAGGAGGAAATCGCGGAGGAGGGGTTTCTTCAATGTCACGACCATCAGCCCCATCAAGACAAGCAGCTTCTAGACCCAATGCATCTAGACCTACAGCATCTGGCTCACAGACAAGAAATAAAAGCATCAATGGTGGAAGCGTTAAATCATCGGCTAGATTACAGCAAAATAGGCAAAATAACAATTCAAACCAACGACCCAATTTAGGAAATAATAATTCAAATAACAGACCCAGTGTTGGACCCAATAACAATTCCAGCAACCGACCTAATTTAGGAAATAATAATTCAAATAACAGACCTAGTCTTGGAAATAATAACAATTCCAATAATCGTCCAAATCTGGGCAATAATAAACCAAATAAAAAACCTAATATAGGAAACAATAACAATATTAATATCAATGTAGATAAAAGTAAAAATATCAAAATTAATAACAGTCGCAACACTTCCGTTAGACGAAATAGTAATATTCATTACAATCGGTCTCCATATCGTTATGGAGGATATAGATACAATTGCTATCATCCGTATCGCTACCATTCTTACAGACCTTATTATTATGGATCACATTGGCACCCTTGGGGATTTTTTATGACAACTCTGGCTTTAACAGCCATCGTAGTAAATGTAGCGAATCAGCCAGAACCCTATCATTATGATAATGGCGTTTGGTATCAAGCAGGAAATGGCGGTTATACAGCAGTTGCCGCGCCTGTAGGTGGAACCGTTGTCAATATCCCTGAAGGTGCTGAAACAGTTAATACTGGAACAGTCAATAATTATTATTATGGTGGAACCTATTATGAAAAATCGGATGGTGGCTATACTGTGGTGGCACCTTCAGCGGGAACGATCGTCGATCAGTTACCTGAAGGTGGTGAAGAAGTCAAAATTGGAGATGTCACTTATGTTCAATTTGGAGAAACGTATTACCAACCTGTTCAAGTAAATGGTAAAGATAAATATGAAATTGCACTTGTAGAAAAAGAATAA
- a CDS encoding DUF2092 domain-containing protein, translating to MKKQILLLGLSLISLVSVAQPAKCDSVAVLLMDRMSDFIGELQSCSYKLNVGEDFSGEDNFMLKKFSEDLVYMVGPDKMLVSKKGSKGQQSYLYNGTQLAYYSHDENNFGIIDAPDNIIETIEKVNSDYDIEFPAADFFYPAFTDDLIENSSQIKYIGKSMVNDTECFQLLAIGTDFDFQFWISNDAFNLPMKFVYVYKNKKGSPQYEGTFSEWKINPVFPDSMFNFLPPPQAIQIRIASKSLN from the coding sequence ATGAAAAAACAAATTTTACTTTTGGGATTATCACTTATTTCTTTGGTTTCTGTCGCTCAGCCAGCTAAATGTGATTCTGTTGCAGTTCTGCTTATGGATCGTATGAGTGATTTTATTGGCGAACTACAATCATGTAGTTATAAACTAAATGTTGGTGAAGACTTTAGTGGAGAAGACAACTTTATGCTGAAAAAATTTAGTGAAGATCTGGTTTACATGGTTGGCCCTGATAAGATGTTAGTAAGTAAAAAGGGTAGTAAAGGGCAGCAAAGTTATTTATACAATGGAACCCAATTGGCTTATTATTCACATGACGAAAATAATTTTGGAATTATTGATGCACCAGACAATATTATCGAAACTATAGAAAAAGTGAATTCAGATTATGATATAGAATTTCCTGCAGCTGATTTCTTTTATCCGGCATTTACAGATGATTTAATTGAAAATAGTAGTCAAATTAAATACATAGGAAAATCTATGGTAAACGATACGGAATGTTTTCAATTGCTGGCCATAGGAACAGATTTTGATTTTCAATTTTGGATCAGTAATGATGCCTTTAACTTACCAATGAAATTTGTATATGTTTACAAAAACAAAAAAGGTTCTCCACAGTATGAAGGTACTTTTAGTGAATGGAAAATTAACCCCGTTTTTCCAGATTCAATGTTTAATTTTCTTCCTCCTCCTCAAGCAATACAAATCAGAATAGCATCTAAATCACTAAACTAA
- the corA gene encoding magnesium/cobalt transporter CorA, translating to MRKIKYKKGRRLQQFNLEYTGIHKRTDSEMQLFVYDQFHITEYQQLNFSDLENSIDVQKTNWINVHGLNDLDLIKNMGRFFKVEDYMLADILNTNRRTKIEEQHDLLFFNIKSLLPAGDSETISAEQISFLIKEGVLISFQEKRSDFFTHIRDRLRAQSGIIRTKKADFLLYVLLDAIMENFYITIENEEDKIDELINLTKSNAGPIVLERIEQHRDNFNFLKRAITPLRDSLYDIKSMKDDNVFNAIEEDNFSFFARLHQKSLELLEQIESDMSSLHSASDFYFSAQNHNMNEIMKTLTVVSAIFIPLTFIVGVYGMNFEFMPELKYEYGYYTVIGGMALIVLGMLYYFKKRNWF from the coding sequence ATGAGAAAAATAAAATATAAAAAGGGCAGAAGACTTCAGCAGTTCAATTTAGAATATACTGGAATTCACAAACGGACCGATTCAGAAATGCAATTGTTTGTGTATGATCAATTTCATATTACTGAATATCAACAGCTTAATTTTTCTGATTTGGAAAATTCGATAGATGTTCAAAAAACAAATTGGATTAATGTTCACGGATTGAATGACTTAGATTTAATAAAAAATATGGGTCGCTTTTTCAAAGTTGAGGATTATATGCTCGCCGATATTTTGAATACCAATCGAAGAACTAAAATCGAAGAACAGCACGATTTGCTTTTTTTCAATATAAAATCCTTATTACCGGCAGGTGATTCGGAGACGATTAGCGCTGAGCAAATTAGTTTTTTGATAAAAGAAGGGGTTTTAATCTCGTTTCAAGAAAAAAGAAGTGATTTTTTTACTCATATTCGAGACCGATTGAGAGCACAATCGGGAATTATTCGAACCAAAAAAGCAGATTTTTTGTTGTACGTTCTTTTGGATGCGATTATGGAAAATTTTTACATCACCATCGAAAATGAAGAAGATAAAATCGATGAACTAATCAATCTTACTAAGAGCAATGCCGGTCCAATTGTATTAGAAAGAATTGAACAACACAGAGATAATTTTAACTTTTTGAAGCGGGCCATCACGCCACTTCGAGATTCATTATACGATATCAAAAGCATGAAAGATGACAATGTTTTTAATGCTATTGAGGAAGATAATTTTAGTTTTTTTGCGAGATTGCATCAAAAAAGTTTAGAGTTGTTAGAGCAAATAGAATCGGATATGAGTTCACTACACAGTGCTTCTGATTTTTATTTCTCGGCCCAAAACCATAATATGAATGAGATTATGAAGACCTTGACGGTCGTTTCGGCAATATTTATTCCCCTTACGTTTATTGTAGGAGTTTATGGGATGAATTTTGAATTTATGCCCGAATTAAAATACGAATACGGCTATTATACCGTGATTGGTGGGATGGCTTTGATTGTGCTCGGAATGCTCTATTATTTCAAAAAAAGGAATTGGTTTTGA
- a CDS encoding MFS transporter: protein MTSDSSKTNWGQFIPLVTVFFFWGFVAASNDILIPVFKKAFDLTQGQSQFVSIAFYISYTVGSLLYMGVSLLIGKDLVNKIGYKNGLALGLVISALGTLLFYPAANTGSYPLMLAGLFTVGLGFSLQQTVANPLAIALGPIKTGSQRLTLAGGINNFGTTIGPLIVSFAIFGAAASGNTDMSIESVKIPYLILGLAFLLVAVLLKFSSLPEHPETIEETVEEGSSSKNSALQYPQLVMGMIAIFLYVGVEVSTASNLPAYMETKLGFAIGDIAPYISLYWASLMIGRWTGAVEAFTDNMSTQKILRFIAPYLAFGVFLLVNAIAKHDLTPFYVYGLIILVLIAADMASKGNPARMLLIFSSLGIVALFTGMATSGMISVYAFTSVGLFCSTLWPCIFTLAVSGLGKHTSQGSSFLIMMIMGGGIVSWLQGFVSDSVGIQSSYIVGVICFAYLAFYAWKVSGILRTQGIDFDQKISGGH, encoded by the coding sequence ATGACTTCAGACAGTTCAAAAACCAATTGGGGGCAATTTATACCCCTAGTAACCGTTTTCTTCTTTTGGGGATTTGTTGCCGCAAGTAACGACATCTTAATTCCAGTTTTCAAAAAAGCCTTTGATTTAACTCAAGGACAAAGCCAGTTTGTCTCCATTGCTTTTTACATCTCATACACAGTCGGCTCCTTATTATATATGGGTGTTTCCTTATTGATTGGGAAAGATTTAGTCAATAAAATAGGCTACAAGAACGGTCTTGCCTTAGGATTGGTCATTTCGGCTTTAGGTACTTTATTATTTTATCCTGCAGCCAATACGGGTTCATACCCATTAATGCTTGCGGGTTTATTCACCGTTGGTTTAGGATTTTCATTACAACAAACCGTTGCTAATCCGCTAGCTATTGCTTTAGGCCCAATAAAAACAGGTTCACAACGATTAACTTTAGCCGGTGGAATTAATAATTTTGGAACCACTATAGGCCCACTAATTGTGAGTTTTGCCATATTTGGCGCCGCCGCTTCAGGCAATACAGATATGAGTATCGAAAGTGTAAAAATCCCCTATTTGATTTTAGGATTGGCTTTTTTATTAGTGGCTGTTTTGTTGAAATTTTCCTCTTTACCGGAGCATCCGGAAACGATCGAAGAAACAGTGGAAGAAGGCAGTTCGTCTAAAAATTCTGCGCTGCAATATCCGCAATTGGTTATGGGAATGATCGCTATTTTCCTTTATGTGGGCGTTGAAGTGTCAACTGCTAGTAATCTGCCTGCTTATATGGAGACCAAATTAGGTTTTGCTATTGGCGACATTGCACCTTATATTTCCTTGTATTGGGCGAGTTTGATGATTGGTCGTTGGACGGGAGCTGTAGAGGCATTTACGGACAATATGAGCACTCAAAAAATACTACGTTTCATTGCTCCTTATTTAGCCTTTGGTGTTTTTCTATTGGTCAATGCTATTGCCAAACATGACTTAACTCCCTTCTATGTTTATGGATTAATCATTTTAGTACTTATTGCCGCTGATATGGCAAGTAAAGGAAATCCTGCTCGAATGTTACTTATTTTTTCTTCCCTTGGAATTGTTGCCTTATTTACAGGAATGGCTACTAGTGGAATGATTAGCGTTTATGCCTTTACTAGTGTAGGTTTGTTTTGTAGCACGCTTTGGCCTTGTATTTTCACTTTGGCGGTGAGCGGTTTAGGAAAACACACCAGTCAAGGAAGTAGTTTCTTGATTATGATGATTATGGGTGGTGGAATTGTAAGTTGGTTACAAGGTTTTGTTTCTGATAGCGTTGGCATTCAAAGTAGTTATATTGTCGGTGTTATTTGCTTTGCCTATTTAGCATTCTATGCTTGGAAAGTGAGTGGAATCTTGAGAACTCAAGGTATTGATTTTGACCAAAAAATTAGTGGAGGACATTAA
- a CDS encoding helix-turn-helix domain-containing protein, with protein sequence MEYLNITFHIFSLLLALLSASLLLWVNQERKHNNRLLAFVLIIFSLQSLMQILFYSRIILITPWLLRVFAPFSFLLGPLVFVYIRSILNDELKFKRLDWILLIPAILVFINFIPFYLLPSVEKIEYLNKNYYSKIGIQDIGEGILPNILYYCLRICWSGYFIFSAFKLIYQFWKSKTNELLDQNKILLKWLFTFNSLVSTILIVAILKVFVPTINNTHITIADIILGATFLYICLKLFTSPQILYGLYLPISTSNKSNLIETIQFQTNHNNETGFVSINDFSGKTSTKIGKLNFEQSIQCNYKNSIANYFQREKPFLRADYSLNQFVYDLKIPRHILSAFINREYGMNFRLFLNHQRIDYMINNLDKPEWEKFTIEAIATECGYTSRKTFIKNFKEITGKTPSEFLKNSEKIKLANLLTTCLLTLFIAG encoded by the coding sequence ATGGAATATCTAAACATAACTTTTCATATCTTTTCCTTGCTGTTGGCTTTACTTTCAGCATCTTTGCTTTTATGGGTAAATCAGGAAAGAAAACACAATAACCGACTTCTAGCTTTCGTCCTAATTATTTTTTCTTTACAAAGCCTGATGCAGATTTTATTTTATTCTAGAATTATTTTGATCACCCCCTGGTTATTGAGGGTTTTTGCTCCATTTTCATTTCTATTAGGCCCATTAGTTTTTGTTTATATTCGTTCCATTTTGAATGATGAATTAAAATTTAAAAGGCTTGATTGGATCTTACTTATTCCAGCAATTTTAGTCTTTATTAATTTTATACCTTTTTATTTATTGCCGAGTGTTGAAAAAATTGAATACTTAAATAAAAATTATTATAGTAAAATAGGAATTCAAGATATAGGTGAAGGTATTTTGCCTAACATACTATATTATTGCCTAAGAATTTGCTGGTCTGGCTATTTCATATTTAGCGCATTCAAATTAATTTATCAATTCTGGAAAAGCAAAACAAATGAATTACTAGATCAAAACAAGATACTTCTCAAATGGCTTTTTACCTTCAATAGTTTAGTATCCACAATTTTAATAGTGGCCATTTTGAAAGTTTTTGTTCCAACTATAAATAATACTCATATTACAATTGCCGATATTATACTTGGCGCAACTTTTCTATATATCTGTTTAAAACTTTTTACGAGTCCGCAAATATTATATGGTCTATATTTACCTATATCGACAAGTAATAAAAGTAATCTAATTGAAACTATACAATTTCAAACAAATCATAATAATGAAACCGGGTTTGTTTCTATAAATGATTTTTCAGGAAAAACTTCCACTAAAATTGGAAAACTAAATTTTGAACAATCTATTCAGTGCAACTATAAAAATTCAATTGCAAACTATTTTCAAAGGGAAAAGCCATTTCTTCGAGCAGATTATTCTCTTAATCAATTTGTTTATGATCTAAAAATTCCTCGTCACATTCTATCCGCATTTATTAATCGAGAATACGGAATGAACTTCCGTTTGTTTCTTAATCACCAAAGGATTGATTATATGATTAATAATCTTGATAAACCCGAGTGGGAGAAATTTACAATTGAAGCTATTGCAACGGAATGTGGATATACTAGCCGAAAAACTTTTATAAAAAACTTCAAAGAGATAACAGGGAAAACCCCATCTGAATTTCTGAAAAACAGTGAAAAAATAAAATTAGCAAACCTACTAACCACTTGTTTGTTAACCTTATTTATTGCTGGATAA
- a CDS encoding metal-dependent hydrolase family protein, whose protein sequence is MKHFITSALFFLAVLVQAQSKILINNVQIFNGKDNKTVSGNVLIENNLITKISSSPIMTDKSGNTKIIDGKGKFLMPGLIDIHMHEMLSASTLSQMQNGEVGAAFIRAGVEAGNILQRGFTSIRDLGGPIFGVKKTIDDGAISGPRIWPSGPMISQTAGHGDFRGINQRPVGLGGSLDHSEIIDACLIADGKDAVLVAVRETLKRGASQIKLCAGGGISSSFDPLDVSQFTEEEIRAAVEAAEDWGTYVTVHAFTSRAVNKAIAAGVKCIEHGQLLDDATMKLMADKGIWLSIQALDEEGRADFSEEQKRQKAEVANGADAVIKMAKKYKVKMAWGTDVFFNPAINKDQNTYIAKMSNWFTPFEVLKLITSDNAQLLTLSGNRSPYKEGKLGVIEEGAYADMILVDGNPLQDINIMVDYDKNFLLIVKDGAIYKNTLNQ, encoded by the coding sequence ATGAAACATTTTATTACTTCTGCATTGTTTTTTCTAGCAGTACTCGTTCAAGCTCAAAGCAAAATTTTAATTAATAATGTTCAAATTTTTAACGGAAAAGACAACAAGACGGTCAGTGGAAATGTGCTGATTGAAAATAACCTTATTACCAAAATTTCGTCAAGTCCTATTATGACTGATAAGAGCGGTAATACTAAAATCATTGATGGTAAAGGTAAATTTCTGATGCCCGGATTAATTGATATTCACATGCACGAAATGTTGTCTGCTTCTACTTTATCACAAATGCAAAATGGTGAAGTTGGTGCTGCATTTATCCGAGCAGGAGTTGAAGCTGGTAACATTTTGCAACGTGGCTTTACCTCTATTCGCGATTTAGGGGGTCCTATTTTTGGGGTTAAAAAAACAATTGATGATGGGGCAATATCCGGTCCAAGAATTTGGCCAAGTGGCCCTATGATTTCACAAACAGCAGGTCATGGTGACTTTAGAGGTATAAATCAACGCCCAGTTGGCCTAGGTGGAAGTTTGGATCATTCTGAAATTATTGACGCTTGTCTAATTGCAGATGGTAAAGATGCTGTGCTCGTTGCCGTACGAGAAACTCTAAAAAGAGGTGCTTCGCAAATTAAACTTTGTGCTGGTGGTGGCATTTCATCGTCATTCGACCCCTTAGATGTAAGTCAATTTACAGAAGAGGAAATTCGCGCTGCTGTTGAGGCTGCTGAGGATTGGGGTACTTATGTAACAGTTCATGCTTTCACTTCACGAGCCGTAAATAAGGCCATTGCTGCTGGTGTAAAATGCATTGAACACGGTCAATTATTAGATGATGCCACTATGAAACTGATGGCCGACAAAGGGATTTGGCTTAGTATTCAGGCATTAGATGAAGAAGGTCGAGCTGATTTTAGCGAAGAACAAAAACGACAAAAAGCAGAAGTCGCTAATGGAGCGGATGCGGTAATTAAGATGGCAAAAAAATATAAGGTGAAAATGGCCTGGGGAACTGATGTCTTTTTTAATCCGGCCATCAATAAAGATCAGAATACCTACATTGCTAAAATGAGTAACTGGTTTACCCCTTTTGAAGTACTCAAACTAATTACCTCAGATAATGCCCAACTCCTTACATTATCTGGCAACAGAAGCCCGTACAAAGAAGGTAAACTAGGCGTTATAGAAGAAGGTGCTTATGCCGACATGATCTTAGTGGACGGTAACCCGTTGCAGGATATCAATATAATGGTAGATTACGATAAAAATTTTCTGTTAATAGTCAAAGATGGGGCTATATATAAAAACACCTTAAATCAATAA
- a CDS encoding acetate/propionate family kinase, whose product MKIVIINSGSSSIKYQLIEMPSKEIICSGMIDRIGLETSNLSYVTQTNKIEKTIPIENHKIGLKKIATLLMDETVGVIQSTDEITAVGHRVVHGGSSFSNTTIINNEVKEKIKQLFDLAPLHNPANYEGIVVAEEIFDKATQVAVFDTAFHQTMPIEAYKYAIPNYLLTDNKIRVYGFHGTSHKYVSEKAINFLEKSSKIITIHLGNGCSMTAIKDGKSIDTSLGFGPMNGLVMGTRSGDVDQSVIFHMVNALGYSLAEVNTMLQKQSGMLGLTGFSDLRDIEAEAENGNKECQLALLMNAYRIKKYIGSYVAALGGLDAIIFTAGVGENSSYIRSLVCKDMEFFGIELDSVKNAPRSKEIREINTPESKTKILVIPTNEEIEIANQVFELLSR is encoded by the coding sequence ATGAAAATAGTTATAATAAACTCAGGAAGTTCCTCTATAAAATACCAATTAATCGAAATGCCCTCTAAGGAGATTATTTGTTCAGGAATGATCGACAGAATTGGCTTGGAAACATCGAATTTAAGTTATGTCACCCAAACCAATAAAATAGAAAAAACAATACCGATTGAAAATCATAAAATAGGCCTAAAAAAAATAGCCACCTTGTTGATGGACGAGACGGTGGGGGTCATACAATCTACAGACGAAATAACCGCAGTAGGTCATCGTGTGGTGCACGGAGGCAGCAGTTTTTCGAATACAACGATTATCAACAATGAGGTGAAAGAAAAGATAAAACAGCTTTTTGATTTGGCTCCCTTGCATAATCCTGCCAACTATGAAGGAATTGTGGTAGCTGAGGAGATTTTCGACAAAGCGACGCAAGTTGCCGTTTTTGACACTGCTTTTCATCAAACTATGCCAATTGAAGCCTACAAATATGCCATTCCAAATTATCTATTAACGGATAATAAAATACGAGTGTACGGTTTTCACGGCACAAGCCATAAATATGTATCTGAAAAAGCCATCAATTTTTTAGAGAAATCTTCGAAAATTATTACCATCCATTTAGGAAACGGTTGCAGTATGACGGCTATTAAAGATGGAAAAAGTATCGATACCAGTTTAGGTTTTGGTCCAATGAATGGATTGGTGATGGGAACCCGAAGTGGTGATGTGGATCAATCGGTGATTTTCCACATGGTAAATGCCTTGGGTTATTCCCTTGCCGAAGTAAACACGATGCTTCAAAAGCAAAGCGGAATGCTTGGTTTAACCGGCTTTAGTGATTTGAGAGATATTGAAGCAGAAGCTGAAAATGGAAATAAGGAGTGCCAATTGGCATTGTTGATGAATGCCTATCGAATCAAAAAATATATTGGCTCTTATGTGGCTGCTTTGGGCGGATTGGATGCTATTATTTTTACAGCAGGGGTAGGAGAGAATTCGTCGTACATCCGAAGTCTTGTTTGTAAGGATATGGAATTTTTTGGTATTGAATTGGATTCCGTAAAAAATGCGCCTCGTTCCAAAGAAATCAGAGAAATCAATACCCCGGAATCAAAAACTAAAATTTTGGTCATTCCAACCAATGAAGAAATTGAAATCGCCAATCAGGTTTTTGAATTGTTGTCGAGATAG